DNA sequence from the Streptomyces sp. MST-110588 genome:
CCCGCTTCCCCGTCCCGCGCCAGGAGGGACGATCATGACCCGGCAGTGGGGTGTACTGGGAGTCCTGTGCCTGGCTCTGCTCCTGCTGGGCGTGGACCAGACGGTCCTCAACGTCGCGCTGCCGCAGATGCAGCGCGATCTCCACCTCGGTTCGGCGCAGTTGCAATGGGTGGTGGGCGCTCACATGCTGGCGCTCGCCGCGGGGGTGCTGGCGGCGGGCAACTGGGGTGACCGGCGGGGGCGGCGCAGGGCGCTGGTGGCGGGCCTGGTGATCTGCGGTCTGGCGTCCGTACTCGGCGCCCTGGCGGACAGCGCAGCGGAGATCATCGCGGCCCGTGCCGTGATGGGGCTCGGCGCGGCCTTCATCATGCCCTCCACCCTGTCCGTACTGGTGCAGGTGTTCCCGCAGCCGGCCCGCCAGCGACTGGCCATCACCATCTGGTCCACCGTCGCCGGGGTGGGTGTCCTTCTCGGGCCGGTGTCGGGCGGCTGGCTGCTGGAGCACTGTTCGTGGCGGGCGTGCTTCTGGGGCACCCTTCCCCTGGTGGTGCTGCCGCTGTGCTGCGTCCCCGTACTGGTGCCGCCCTGCCGCGACGACCAGGCGCCACCACCGGACCCGGCGGGACTCCTGCTGTCCGGGGCGGGCCTGTTCGCCGTCATCTGGAGCTTCATCCAGGCGCCGGTCCTCGGCTGGACCGATCCCCTGGTGGTGGGGGTCGCCGCCCTGGGTGCCACGCTGCTCGCGGCGATGATCTGCTGGGAGCGGCGGGCACCGGCACCGATGCTCCCGCTCGGATTCTTCCGCGACCGCGGCTACGCGGTCGCCGCGACGATGCTCTGCCTGATGTTCTTCACCCTCGTGGGAGCGACCTTCCTCCTCACCTTCTACTTGCAGGGCCTGAAGGCCATGTCCCCTCTGGCCGCCGGGCGGACCCTGCTGGCCGGCGGGCTCGCGGTCGCCGTCGGCGGGCTCGTCTCCGCCGTCCTCGCCCGCCGGACGCGGGCCAGGACGGTGATGGCCGTAGGCATGCTGCTCAACGTGTGCGCCTTCGTCGTCCTGGCCGGGACCACCGCCGGTTCGTCGCTGAGCCGCCTGTACGTGTTCCTGAGCCTGATCGGGCTCGGTGTCGGGCTGGCCGGCGGGCCTGCCACCAGCCTGATCATGCGGGCGGTCCCACAGCGGCGGGCGGGCATCGGAGCGGGGGTGAACGACGCCGTACGCAGTGTGGGCAGCACCTCCGGCGTAGCGGTCGTCGGGTCGGTCTTCAACACCGTCTACTCCTCCCGGATCGCCCGGTCCCCCGGCGCTCCGGTGCCCGCGGGCGCCCGGGACCACCTTCTCGGCGCGCTGGCGCAGGCCGAACGGCTCGTGTCCCGGGCGTCCACGGGCCGGGGGCGGCTGCAGCCGTCCGAGCGCCTGCGGCTCCTGGGGGCGGCCCGGCATCTGGCCGAGGACGCCGCGCAGGCGTTCACCGCCGCGCTGCGCACGACGTCCTGGCTGTCGGCCGGTATCTGCTGCGCGGGGTGTGCCTGGTACTCGGCGCGCTGCCCCGCGGCCGGTCGGCGGCATCACCACCGGCGCCACCGACCCCGCCACAGGCAGCGGCCCCGGTGCCCGCCGAGCAGCCGGACGGGGTGAGGTGATGCGCGGCACGCTCATCGTCAACCCGGCGTCGACCGGGGCCGGCGACGCGGTCCTTCGTGCCGTCCTGGCCGAACTCACTCCCGTGGTGCGCCTGGACGTCGCCGTCACCGCGTGCCCCGGTCACGCCTTTCATCTGGCCCGGGCGGCGCGGCGGGACGGCGTACGGCTGGTCGCGGTGCTCGGCGGGGACGGCACCGTCAACGAGGCCGTCAACGGCCTGCTGGCCGACGGATGGGACGCGGGGCCACACCACCGGCCGGCCGTGCCCGCACTGGGCATCCTCCCGGCCGGAGGGCTCAACGTGGCCGCCCGCGCGCTGGGACTGGGGCGGCATGCGGTGCCGGCCGCCCGACGGCTGGCCGAGGCGGTCGGCCAGGGGCGGCGGACGGTCGTCAATCTGGGAAAGGCGGACCACCGCTATTTCCTCACGGCCGCCGGAGTGGGCTTCGGCGCGGAGCTGATGGCACTCGTCCAACAAGGCCGGCAAGAAAACCGATGCCCACCGGGCCGACGGCAATCAAGGTGGCGGCAACGAGGCCGGGGCGGTGGCCGGTCCGGCGCGTGGAGCCGCTATCTGATGCCCGCGGCACGGCACTTCCTCTCCGGTACCGACCGCAGGGTTCCCGCCCTGTCGGTGGCCCTTCCGCAGGAGGAACCGCAGCAGCGGGCCGAGCGGACGGAGGGGGTCTTCGCGTTGCTGGTGGCCAACACCTCTCCGTACGCGTACATGGGGCGTTGGCCGCTGGCCCCGTGCCCCGCCGCGTCCTTCCAGGACGACCTGGAAGCACTGGCGTTCACGGACCTTTCCACCCACCGTTGCGCGGCTCTCCTGGCCCGGATGCTGCTGCGGCCCCGGCACGAGCACAACGGCAGACCGGTACGGCGTTTCGCCGGCCGGCAGAGCCTGTCGGTCACCGTGACCCGGCCGGTGGCCGTCCATGTGGACGGCGAAGTCCTCACACCACGGCGGGAGGTGCGGTTCTCCTCGACCCGCGGAGCATTGGCCGTCGCCCTGTGACAGACCTTCCCTCCCCTTCCCTCCCCTTCTCCCACCTTCCACCGCCGCCGAACGCCTGCTTGAGAAAAGGACATGGTGAGGAAAATTCCTGAGCACTACTCGCCGGTGAACTCCGGTACCGGTACGAGCGACGCGCCGGGCTCTCGCGCGCGAGGACGGATGCACTCCGGGCGGCCGGGTAGCCGGCAGCAGGGCGTGGAGCTTCCTGGGGCGCTGCGCAGGGACATGCGCCGGTTCGCCGCGCAGCTCAGCGCGCATATCAACGCCCTCTACCCGGACACCAACGCCCTGAACCTCGATGTCACCCGCGAGTTGCTCGGGCTGTCACCGGACCAGGAACTCCCGCCCGCGCTCGCGGGGCACGTCCAGGACCGTGTCCACCGGACGCTGGTGCGGCCGGTGCGCCACCTCGTGGACGCCGGCGGCCAGCGCTGGCGGCCCTATCTGCTGGCGAAGATCATTCACGTGCTCGGGGGCGACAGTGTCTTCTACACGCCTCTCCTGGCAGCCGGTGAACTCATGCACACCGGCTCGCTGATCATCGACGACGTCCAGGACGAGGCACCCGTACGACGGGGCAGAGCCGCTGCCCACACCGTCTACGGCACGCCCACCGCACTCAACGCCGGCACCGCCGCCTTCTTCGCGTTCGACCGGGCGCTGCGCCGGGTTGTGCCGGACGACGTGGTGCTGCGCTGCGCCGTACAGGACGCGTACCTGTCGGCGCTGCGGGCCGCGCACGCCGGTCAGGCCCTGGACATCCTCGGCCTGCGCGAGGAGATGGACACGGCCGTGGCCACCGGGAACGCCGGTCCCCTCCTGGACCAGGTGCGGCTCACCCACCGGCTGAAGTCCGGGGCCCCGGTCCGGGCGGCCTTCCACGTCGGCGCCCTGCTCGTGGGCTCCTCCGCCGAACTGTCCGGGGCGCTGCAACGATTCGGCGAGGCCGTGGGCACCGCGTATCAGATCACCGACGACGTACTGGATCTGCGCGGTGTGGTCCGGGCCGGCGCCCCGACGAAGTCCGTCGCCGAGGACCTGCGCAACGGAAAGGTCACCATGCCGCTGGCCCACGCGGTGGCGTTGCTGCCGCGCCGGGACGTCGAGGCCGTCTGGCACCTCGTCCGGGACGGGCACCTGAGCGAGGACGGCGTCCGGGAGGCGATCGGTGCGCTGGAGACCTGTGGCGCCGTCGACGCATGTGTCGACGAGGCGGAGCGGATGCTGCTGGCGGCCTGGGAACAGGTGAAGCCACTGCTGCCGGGCACCCGGCAGAGCTGCTTCATCCACGCGCTGGCCCGCCATACGGTGCGGCGGGTGCGCGTGGCCTGAACCGGACCAGCGGCGATGGCAGCGGTGGTGAGGGCGAGGGTGATGACGGTGGTGGCCGTACCGTCGCCGGGACGAGCCGTGGGCGGGCGGTCGTCAGCGGTTCCGGCGCCACCGAGGGTCTACCGGGGAAGGCTCGCTCACCCGAAGTCCGCGATGCCGTAGTCGCCTTGGGTGCCGGGGTAGCTGCGTACCTTCGGCGGGTCGTCGTAGTACGAGCGGCGGCGGGCCGGCCCCAGGCGCTGCACCCGGGCCCGGGCCCGGAGCGTCCCCCGGACGAGGTACGGCAGCAGCCGCGGCTCGCGGTACCCGAAAGCCGTACGCAGCGGCGGATCCATGAGGCCGACGACAACCCGGCGCACCACCGGCCGCACCGGCGCCGGGAACCACCGGCCGACCACACCGAGGGCCTGGTCGGCCACCCTGCGACCACTGGGCGCGGTGGCGAACCGGGACCGTTCGTATTCCCTGTTGAATTCTTCGAACTGCGTGTAGTCGGAGGGAATTCCCTGGATGTTCATCCGCTCTCCGACATTGCGGTAGAACCAGAAGGCGGCCAGCTTCTCCTGTTCCAGCAGCGGGCGCCAACCGTAGGCGTCGATCCATCTGATCGGTTCATGGACGAATGCCGAGAGCGTATACAGCATGTCCTCGTTGCTGATGGCGTACCAGCGGTGTGCCCTGTTGATCGTCCGCAGTGCGGTCCTCCCTCCGGGGAGTCGTATCCGTACTTGACCAGAGCCGCCATGAGAACGAGCGTGTCGTCATACCGGCGTTGTCCGGCCCGCGCGAACTGGCATGTGGCGTCCAGCAGTCCGCCGATCCCGGGGACGGCGAAGGTCCGGATCAGTGCCGATTCCAGGGCCCGCTGATAGTCCCAGGGGAATTCCAGGCCCGAACTGATGCGGTAGATCTCCAGGTGGTCACGCATCCCGTCGAGCGTCACGATCCGCCGCGCGTTCCCGTAACGGTCCGCGAATACCCGCACCATGTGAACATCTCCCCATCACGCTCACGAGTTCTTCGGCCGCGCACGGCCTGGGACCTTGGCCCCGACCTCGATCCCGACTTCCGCTGAATCCTAGTAGGATCCGTGAACTTTCCTTTCCGATCGAATGACGAATACACCGACGGCATGGCAGCAGGCCGCGAAACCACATCGCCCCCGGCGGCAGACCCCACCGCTACGCCAACCCGCGCGATCCCCCTGGCCGGCCGCACCGGACTTCCCCTGGGACGGGCCGTGGTCGACACCGGCACGGACACTCATAGCGGTGCCGGCACAGGTACGGGCACAGGATCCGGCGCCGCCGGGTACACCCTCAGCATCGCGCCGTTCACCGGCGCACCGCTGGGCCGTGTGCCGCACTGCGGGCCACGCGACCTGGACCGTGTCTTCTCCCGCGCCCGTACGGTCCAGCGCGCCTGGGCGGAGACCGGCGTACGCGGCCGGGCCGCCGTCCTGCTCCGCTTCCACGACCTGCTGCTGCGCCACCGGGACGACCTGCTCGACCTGATCCAGTACGAAGCGGGCAAGGCGCGCGCCCACGCCTTGGAAGAGGTGATCGACTGCGCCCTGACCACCCGCCATTACGCGCGCCGCGCCCCCGCCCTGCTGCGCCCACGGCGCCGCCGCGGAGCCCTGCCCCTGCTCACACATGTGGTGGAACACCGCCGCCCCCGTGGGGTCGTCGGCGTTCTGGCTCCATGGAACTACCCGCTCACCTTCGCCGTCTGCGACACCGTGCCCGCGCTGCTCGCCGGTAACGCGGTGGTGTGCAAACCCGACGTCCAAGGGGCGTTCACCGCACTGCGGGTACGGGACCTGCTGCACGAGGCGGGACTGCCGCACGGTCTGCACCAGGTCGTCACGGGTCCGGGCGATGAGGTCGGCCCGGCCGTGGTCGCCCGCAGCGATCATGTGACGTTCACCGGCTCCACCACGACGGGCCGCAGCGTCGCCGCCCTGGCCGGGGAACACCTCATCGACTGCACCCTCGAACTCGGCGGCAAGAACGCCTTCATCGTGCTGGACGACGCCGACCTGGACACCGCCGTACGCGGTGCGGTGCGGGCCTGCTTCACCGGTGCCGGTCAACTGTGCATGTCGGCCGAGCGGGTGCTCGTCCACGCCGATCGCAGTGCGGACTTCCTGCGGGCCTTCGCCGCCGCCACCCGCGCGCTGCGCCTGGGCGCCGCCTTCGACTACCGGGCCGACATCGGCTCGCTGGCCTCCGCGGCCCGGCTGCGTACCGTGGACGAACACGTCCGGGACGCGACCGGCAAAGGTGCTTCACTGGTAACGGGCGGGCGTCCCCGGCCGGACGTGGGGCCCTTCTTCTACGAGCCCACGATCCTCACCGGGGTCACCGACGCGATGAGCATGTACGGCCAGGAGGTCTTCGGGCCGGTGGCGGCCGTCGCCTCGTTCCGGGATGAACAGGACGCCGTGGAGCAGGCCAACGCCGGCCGCTTCGGACTCAACGCCAGTATCTGGACCTCCCGTCCCGCCGCGCACGGGCCCTGGCCGCCCGCATCCGGGCCGGTACGGTGAATGTGAACGAACCGTACGCAGCGGCGTACGCCTCCGTCGACGCCCCCATGGGCGGGATGAAGGACTCGGGCGTCGGCCGCCGGCATGGCCGGGACGGCCTGCTGAGCTACACCGAAGCGCAGACCGTCGCCACCCAGCGCCTGCTGCCCCTGACACCGCCGGACACCCTGTCCGGACAGTCCTATGCCACTTTCGTCACACGTCTGCTGCTGCTCGCCAAGCATCTGCGTGCATGAAATCTCAACGGGGCGAACCATGACGACCGGGCGGATGCCGCCCCTCCCGGACACCGGCTCAGTGGGTGGCGAGCCAGGCGATTCCGGCACCGGTCAGGACGAGGGGTACGGCCCATGAGGCCACGGCGACCCGGCGGAGGAGATATCCGGCGACAAAGGCCGTGCCGAGAACGGCGACCGTTCCCACCGTCCCCGGCAGCAGACCGTGGCTGTAGCCGAAGTCGTCGGCATAACGCAGCCACCTGAGCCATCCGAATGTCATTCTCACCCTCCCCTGACGCACCGATCACCGCTCCGCCGGCACGTCACAGCGGCGAAACACGGCGGAACGCGGCGGAACACAGCGGTGCGCAGGGGCGATGCAGCGGGGATCAACGTAACAAGTGGCAGCGCCCGGTTGACGAGCGGGGGACGCCTGCCCTGATGACCGGAGGTGGTCAGCCGCCGCGGTAGTGGTCGGCAACCGCGGCGAAGGCGGCCTTGGGCTCCCAGGGCAGGTCGGGGTAGGTGTCGCCGTGGCGGTCTTCGAGGACCTTGACGACACCGAGGCTGGCGAGGTCAAGATCGTCGCGGGCATCGCCGTCAGGGCGGTGGGGCAGGTTGTGGACCGCGAAGAGGAACACGAAGGCGCTGTCGACACCCTCGCTGTCGAAAATCTCCAGCAGCTCACGCACGTACGCCGCTTGGCCGGCCTCGTCCCGCTCGTACTTCCCGGACAGCCGGAGCGGCGCGCCGGTGGCTTCGTCGTATTCGAGAATTCCCATGCTGCGCGGTGCCATGTCACCCGCGCCGCGCCAGGTGGCGGTCCCGAAGCCGGTGATGGCGACCGGTTTGGGCTGTGCGGCTTCGGGCTGTGCGACCAGGCTGCGTACGCCCTCCCGGAATCGGTCGGCCACCTCCGCGGACCGAATGAGTTCGTACGTCATGAAGTCGAACACATCCCAGTCGACGCCTTCGAACTGTATGACGGCGTACGTGACTTTGCCGTGGAAGCGCTCGCGGACCATCGGCACGGCTTCGCGGAAGAAGGCGTTGAGGCGGGCGGCGACCGCGGCGAATTTCTCGGGCCGACGGGCCGGGTCGCCCAGCAGCCGGCCGAGTCGCTCCTCGGTGCTGTCGCCTTCGAGGAACCCCTGGTTCATGACGCTCAGTTCGACGCCCGCAACGAACACGACCTCGGCTCCCCGCGTCCGGAGTCGCTCGGCCCGCGCCGCACAGTCGGCTAACAGGGTGAGGATCTCATCGGTGGTCAGCTCCAACGGGTAGGGCGAGAACCAGACCTCCAGTCCCAGGTCGGCGGCGCAGCGGGCGGCGAACTCCAGGCGCTCCGGGTCACCGCCGGTGATGTGGACGGCGTTGCAGTGGAGGTCGTCGCGGATGACGGCCAGCTCCCTTGTGACCAGGTCCGGATCGAAGCGCTCCCGGGAGTTGGTGCCCTTGCGGAGGAAGCCGGTGTCGTAGCAGATGCCTTTGGCGCGCATACCTCTGACCTTCCTGTCGGGGCTTGCGGGTTCCCGGAGCACTGCACCGGACCACGCAATCCCGCTGCTCGCGTGCTGATCCGGTTCCGAGGCTGCCGTGCCGCAGGCCCGTTCTCCAGGCCGGACCACGGGCGCACGGGTGTGCGATACGGGCGCGTCGGCGCACCACGGTCAGGCACTCATATGGCGCGTCGGTTCACGCTGCTCCATATGAGTGCCGGGACGGTTTTACGGCAAGGTGGCGGCGGGTGCGAGCTGGTCGGCCGCGAAGTCCTCCGCCGAGCGCGGCGGGCGGCCGAGCACACGCCGGACGCCGTCCCCAGCCCTGCGACGCCTTCCCGGCGGTAGTTGGTGTACAGGTCGCGCAGACCGTCGACGACCGGCGCGGGGACCCCGCGCCGTGCCAGGTCCTCGCGCCAGGCGTCGTCCAACGGGACGTCGACGTACCGTACCCGCCTGCCCAGGGCCGCGCCGAAGCGTATGGCGAGTTCCGGCAGGGTCAGCGCGTGCGGGCCGCTGATCTCGATGTCGCCGCCGACCGGACGGTCCGCGAGGAGTTCGGCGAGCGCGACCTCCGCGATGTCCCGTACGTCCACATACCCCCGGGCACCGGCGGGCCCTGCGGGATCGGCCAGCGTACCGCCGGCGATCGCCGCCGCGGCCGTGAGGAAGTTCTGCAGGAAGCGGTCGGGCCGCAGAACGGTCAGTTCGGGAACACCGGCCCCACGCAGTCGCCCGGCGATGACGTCGTGGTTGCCGGTGACGGCATCCGGTACGGTCCCGGCGCCCGTGAACGCCCGGGCACCGAGCTTGACGATCCGTCGCACGCCCGCCTCCAGGGCCGCCAGGCCAAGGCCCGTCTCGACGGCGATCTGGTCCACGCTGAAGGGGTGCGCCAGGTAAAGCCGTTCAACTCCCGCCACCGCGCGGCGCACGTCGTCCGCGTCTGCGGCGTCCCCGCGGAACACCTCACCGCGCACCTCGCCCAGCGCCCGCGCACCGGCTTCGGAGCGGACGAGGAAGCGTACGTCCTCACGGCCGCGCAGTGCCTCGGTCAGATGGCGCCCGACCCCGCCGTTCGGCGTGGTGATCAAGATTGTCATCCGTTCTCTCCCGCTCCACGTACCCTCAAGATCGTTTCGCTTGGGCAACGGCGTCCGGCCAAGGCGCATTCCCGGTCGGCCGCGGGGGTGCGTGGGGGACTGTCCGATCGGCCGGGGAGGTGCGCGGGGCAACTGCCCGTATCACAGCGGGCGGATCAGCGAAGTGCCCCACCCATAAGGCACCGTGCCTCCTTCGCCCTCCCCCTCTCCCTCACAGCCGCGGGTGAACCGGCCCCTGCGTGTCGCGCAGTGAGGCGACGGTCGCACCGCGCACTCCGCGGAGCGCGATGATCTCGGCGCAGATGGCGACGGCGGTTTCCTCGGGCGTACGGGCGCCGATGGCGAGCCCGATGGGGGACATCAGCCGTTGCAGTTCATCGGCCCCGGCGCCGGCCGCGCGCAGCCGGTCCCGGCGATCCTCGTGCGTACGGCGGCTGCCCATCGCGCCCAGGTAACCGACGTCGGTCCGCAGGGCGGAGAGCACCGCGGGGACGTCGAACTTGGCGTCGTGGGTCAGGACACAGACGGCGTCGCGCGGTCCCAGGCC
Encoded proteins:
- a CDS encoding NAD(P)H-binding protein — its product is MTILITTPNGGVGRHLTEALRGREDVRFLVRSEAGARALGEVRGEVFRGDAADADDVRRAVAGVERLYLAHPFSVDQIAVETGLGLAALEAGVRRIVKLGARAFTGAGTVPDAVTGNHDVIAGRLRGAGVPELTVLRPDRFLQNFLTAAAAIAGGTLADPAGPAGARGYVDVRDIAEVALAELLADRPVGGDIEISGPHALTLPELAIRFGAALGRRVRYVDVPLDDAWREDLARRGVPAPVVDGLRDLYTNYRREGVAGLGTASGVCSAARRARRRTSRPTSSHPPPPCRKTVPALIWSSVNRRAI
- a CDS encoding diacylglycerol kinase family protein, whose protein sequence is MRGTLIVNPASTGAGDAVLRAVLAELTPVVRLDVAVTACPGHAFHLARAARRDGVRLVAVLGGDGTVNEAVNGLLADGWDAGPHHRPAVPALGILPAGGLNVAARALGLGRHAVPAARRLAEAVGQGRRTVVNLGKADHRYFLTAAGVGFGAELMALVQQGRQENRCPPGRRQSRWRQRGRGGGRSGAWSRYLMPAARHFLSGTDRRVPALSVALPQEEPQQRAERTEGVFALLVANTSPYAYMGRWPLAPCPAASFQDDLEALAFTDLSTHRCAALLARMLLRPRHEHNGRPVRRFAGRQSLSVTVTRPVAVHVDGEVLTPRREVRFSSTRGALAVAL
- a CDS encoding oxygenase MpaB family protein, producing the protein MRLPGGRTALRTINRAHRWYAISNEDMLYTLSAFVHEPIRWIDAYGWRPLLEQEKLAAFWFYRNVGERMNIQGIPSDYTQFEEFNREYERSRFATAPSGRRVADQALGVVGRWFPAPVRPVVRRVVVGLMDPPLRTAFGYREPRLLPYLVRGTLRARARVQRLGPARRRSYYDDPPKVRSYPGTQGDYGIADFG
- a CDS encoding aldehyde dehydrogenase family protein — its product is MNEPYAAAYASVDAPMGGMKDSGVGRRHGRDGLLSYTEAQTVATQRLLPLTPPDTLSGQSYATFVTRLLLLAKHLRA
- a CDS encoding succinic semialdehyde dehydrogenase; translated protein: MAAGRETTSPPAADPTATPTRAIPLAGRTGLPLGRAVVDTGTDTHSGAGTGTGTGSGAAGYTLSIAPFTGAPLGRVPHCGPRDLDRVFSRARTVQRAWAETGVRGRAAVLLRFHDLLLRHRDDLLDLIQYEAGKARAHALEEVIDCALTTRHYARRAPALLRPRRRRGALPLLTHVVEHRRPRGVVGVLAPWNYPLTFAVCDTVPALLAGNAVVCKPDVQGAFTALRVRDLLHEAGLPHGLHQVVTGPGDEVGPAVVARSDHVTFTGSTTTGRSVAALAGEHLIDCTLELGGKNAFIVLDDADLDTAVRGAVRACFTGAGQLCMSAERVLVHADRSADFLRAFAAATRALRLGAAFDYRADIGSLASAARLRTVDEHVRDATGKGASLVTGGRPRPDVGPFFYEPTILTGVTDAMSMYGQEVFGPVAAVASFRDEQDAVEQANAGRFGLNASIWTSRPAAHGPWPPASGPVR
- a CDS encoding MFS transporter encodes the protein MTRQWGVLGVLCLALLLLGVDQTVLNVALPQMQRDLHLGSAQLQWVVGAHMLALAAGVLAAGNWGDRRGRRRALVAGLVICGLASVLGALADSAAEIIAARAVMGLGAAFIMPSTLSVLVQVFPQPARQRLAITIWSTVAGVGVLLGPVSGGWLLEHCSWRACFWGTLPLVVLPLCCVPVLVPPCRDDQAPPPDPAGLLLSGAGLFAVIWSFIQAPVLGWTDPLVVGVAALGATLLAAMICWERRAPAPMLPLGFFRDRGYAVAATMLCLMFFTLVGATFLLTFYLQGLKAMSPLAAGRTLLAGGLAVAVGGLVSAVLARRTRARTVMAVGMLLNVCAFVVLAGTTAGSSLSRLYVFLSLIGLGVGLAGGPATSLIMRAVPQRRAGIGAGVNDAVRSVGSTSGVAVVGSVFNTVYSSRIARSPGAPVPAGARDHLLGALAQAERLVSRASTGRGRLQPSERLRLLGAARHLAEDAAQAFTAALRTTSWLSAGICCAGCAWYSARCPAAGRRHHHRRHRPRHRQRPRCPPSSRTG
- a CDS encoding polyprenyl synthetase family protein; amino-acid sequence: MELPGALRRDMRRFAAQLSAHINALYPDTNALNLDVTRELLGLSPDQELPPALAGHVQDRVHRTLVRPVRHLVDAGGQRWRPYLLAKIIHVLGGDSVFYTPLLAAGELMHTGSLIIDDVQDEAPVRRGRAAAHTVYGTPTALNAGTAAFFAFDRALRRVVPDDVVLRCAVQDAYLSALRAAHAGQALDILGLREEMDTAVATGNAGPLLDQVRLTHRLKSGAPVRAAFHVGALLVGSSAELSGALQRFGEAVGTAYQITDDVLDLRGVVRAGAPTKSVAEDLRNGKVTMPLAHAVALLPRRDVEAVWHLVRDGHLSEDGVREAIGALETCGAVDACVDEAERMLLAAWEQVKPLLPGTRQSCFIHALARHTVRRVRVA